The following proteins are encoded in a genomic region of Methanobrevibacter gottschalkii DSM 11977:
- a CDS encoding molybdenum cofactor biosynthesis protein MoaE: MVVRVIESKEDKITTADLIDELKKNSKVDYCGAIFSFEGFVRGKEENMNLQKLILTTPDKEKTKSEIEKIVENAKIKYNVAEISVVHYIGEFYTGDLLFLVAVLGYHRDESYKALKEVIETVKFDVDFKKEEISDEGTKVILAGG; this comes from the coding sequence ATGGTCGTAAGAGTCATTGAATCAAAAGAAGATAAAATTACTACAGCTGATCTAATCGATGAATTGAAAAAAAATTCAAAAGTTGATTACTGCGGAGCTATTTTTAGTTTTGAAGGTTTTGTAAGAGGAAAAGAAGAAAATATGAACTTACAAAAGTTAATTTTAACTACCCCTGATAAAGAAAAAACAAAGTCCGAAATTGAAAAAATCGTTGAAAATGCCAAAATCAAATACAATGTTGCTGAAATCTCAGTAGTACACTACATTGGTGAATTTTACACTGGCGATTTATTATTCTTAGTTGCTGTTTTAGGTTATCATAGAGATGAAAGTTATAAAGCTTTAAAAGAAGTAATAGAAACCGTGAAATTCGATGTTGATTTTAAAAAAGAAGAAATTTCTGATGAAGGAACAAAAGTCATTCTAGCTGGAGGATAA
- a CDS encoding nicotinamide-nucleotide adenylyltransferase translates to MNKVRGIFIGRMQPVHNGHMQIIDKILEEVDEIIIGIGSAQLSHSLKNPFTAGERVVMLNQALAERGVDPSRYYIIPMQDINFNALWVSHVKMLTPPFSIIYSGNQLVKQLFSEEGFEVRQPPLYDRLRLSGTEVRTRMIEGGNWEELVPNATINLINEINGDERIKNLSIREISEI, encoded by the coding sequence ATGAATAAAGTTCGTGGAATTTTTATTGGAAGAATGCAACCTGTTCATAATGGACATATGCAGATTATTGATAAAATTTTAGAAGAAGTGGATGAAATCATAATAGGCATAGGCAGTGCTCAATTAAGCCATAGCTTAAAAAATCCATTCACCGCTGGTGAACGTGTTGTTATGCTTAATCAGGCATTAGCTGAAAGAGGTGTTGATCCGTCAAGATACTACATAATACCTATGCAAGACATTAATTTTAATGCTCTTTGGGTTTCACATGTTAAAATGTTAACTCCACCATTTTCAATTATTTATTCTGGAAATCAATTAGTTAAACAATTATTTTCTGAAGAAGGCTTTGAAGTCAGACAACCTCCCCTCTATGATAGACTACGTTTATCTGGAACAGAAGTGAGAACTAGAATGATTGAAGGCGGTAATTGGGAGGAATTAGTACCTAATGCTACTATTAATCTTATCAACGAAATTAATGGTGATGAAAGAATAAAAAATTTATCTATAAGAGAAATTAGTGAAATATAA